In Prunus dulcis chromosome 1, ALMONDv2, whole genome shotgun sequence, the following are encoded in one genomic region:
- the LOC117638438 gene encoding uncharacterized protein LOC117638438, which produces MAEFTHESTKEQEEEVLQEEVLDFAPAALDDSLPEVEDPLQEINLGTEEDPRPTFISTLLEEPLKSELMALLQEFRDCFAWHYHEMPGLDRQLVEHKLPIKDGYLPVKQARRRMSMDTELKVKEEIERLLKAGFIRPAIYADWLANIVPVLKRKTGVVRICVDYRNLNEASPKDEYPMPMADMLIDGAAHNQMLSFMDGNAGYNQIMMAEQDIHKTAFMCPGHIGAFEYTVMPFGLRNAGATYQRAMNSIFHDMIGHSLEVYIDDVVIKSPEEGNHISSLRKAFLRMRQHELKMNPKKCVFGVQAGNFLGFLVHQRGIEVDKNKAKSIMEALPPRNKKELQSLLGKINFLRRFISNSAGKIQPFSSLLRLKQEQTFKWEEQHQQAFQEIKDYLSNPPVLSPPKRGRPLKLYVSASELSIGSLLVQDNKEGKEQAVYYLSRTLTEVERRYSAIERLCLALYFTAVKLRHYMLPHTIYIIAKTDLIKYMLTRPMLRGRIGKWTLALTEFTLRYVPQKAVKGQAVADFLADHPGEEIENMDSLDIANANLLTRAHVCLNNPIYSIHLTPWKLYFDGSKTDKASGAGVVLEEPLGIRHCYSFQLDFQCTNNRAEYEALIIGLEMLVELGVQSVEILGDSMLVLKQIAGEYKCLNPSLAVYLVAARNLLTEFREATWEHIPREENFAANELAQMASGIQMPEDCVQRIIKIGRKSLPSVLTRGMEIEVNSALITKDDWREPIMTYLQYPTLPSEKRVRIMATNYLMWNEDLVRKSKDEVLLRCLGKTEYMKVMGETHEGICGAHQGGRKMCWLIRRYGYFWPTMLKDCINYSKGCEACQRHGPIQQAPSVPMNPVVKPWPFRGWAMDLIGKIYPASSQQHCFIIVATDYFTKWVEAKPIKTTTSQEIITFIEEQIIQRFGIPESITTDRGSSFISRDMLDMAEAFKFKLLQSTPYYAQANGQAESSNKVIINIIRKMLEKNPKQWHEKLSETLWAYRTSKREATGMTPYALTYGHDAILPMEIAVQSLRISHQHGKQAVSRAYNKRVRDKSFEEGEIVWKAILPLGAHIAGYGKWSPTWEGPFVINQILGMGAYRLQDRDGVIHNAPINGKWLKKFYPTMWDSQAVQTDPGIGKEQG; this is translated from the exons ATGGCAGAATTCACGCACGAAAGTACGAAGGAgcaagaagaggaagttttACAGGAGGAAGTATTAGATTTTGCACCAGCAGCATTGGATGACTCCCTGCCAGAAGTGGAGGATCCTCtacaagaaataaacttaGGGACAGAAGAAGATCCAAGACCTACTTTCATCAGCACACTCTTAGAAGAACCACTCAAGTCTGAACTCATGGCACTTTTGCAGGAGTTCAGAGATTGTTTTGCTTGGCACTATCACGAGATGCCAGGACTGGACAGACAGCTAGTAGAGCACAAACTACCAATCAAAGATGGCTACCTTCCAGTTAAACAGGCCAGGAGAAGAATGTCTATGGACACAGAACTAAAGGTCAAAGAAGAGATAGAAAGGCTGCTCAAGGCAGGATTCATCAGACCAGCCATCTATGCCGATTGGCTAGCAAATATTGTACCTgtcctcaaaagaaaaacaggggTAGTTAGAATATGTGTGGATTACAGGAATTTGAATGAAGCATCTCCCAAAGACGAATATCCTATgccaatggcagacatgctaATAGACGGAGCTGCTCATAACCAGATGCTATCTTTCATGGATGGCAATGCAGGTTATAACCAGATCATGATGGCAGAACAAGACATCCACAAGACAGCCTTCATGTGTCCAGGGCATATAGGTGCTTTCGAATATACTGTAATGCCTTTCGGTTTAAGAAACGCTGGTGCTACCTATCAAAGGGCAATGAATTCCATTTTTCATGATATGATAGGACATTCTTTAGAAGTGTACATAGATGATGTGGTGATTAAGTCCCCCGAGGAAGGAAACCACATATCAAGTCTAAGGAAGGCATTCCTAAGAATGAGGCAGCACGAGCTAAAaatgaaccccaaaaaatgtgtttttggagtccAGGCAGGAAATTTCTTAGGATTCTTGGTTCACCAGAGAGGCATAGAAGTTGACAAGAATAAAGCAAAGTCCATCATGGAAGCCCTACCACCTCGGAACAAAAAGGAACTTCAGAGTCTCCTaggaaaaatcaattttctaaGGAGATTCATATCTAATTCCGCAGGAAAGATTCAGCCTTTTTCTTCCCTGTTAAGACTAAAACAGGAACAAACATTCAAATGGGAAGAACAGCACCAGCAGGCTTTCCAGGAGATAAAAGACTACCTCTCAAATCCACCAGTTCTGTCCCCACCAAAGAGAGGCAGACCACTCAAACTCTATGTATCTGCATCAGAGTTATCCATTGGAAGTCTGCTAGTCCAGGATAACAAGGAAGGAAAGGAGCAGGCAGTTTACTATCTAAGCAGAACACTGACAGAAGTGGAGAGAAGGTATTCCGCAATAGAAAGGCTTTGTCTGGCCTTGTATTTTACTGCTGTAAAACTCAGACATTATATGCTGCCACACACTATCTATATCATCGCCAAGACAGACTTGATCAAGTATATGTTGACAAGACCAATGCTGAGAGGCAGAATTGGGAAATGGACTTTGGCTTTAACAGAATTTACCCTCAGGTATGTCCCCCAGAAAGCTGTCAAGGGGCAAGCTGTGGCAGACTTCCTAGCAGATCACCCAGGagaggaaattgaaaacatggaCTCTTTGGACATAGCAAATGCAAATCTACTAACTAGGGCTCATGTTTGCCTTAACAATCCAATCTATTCGATTCATCTTACACCTTGGAAACTATATTTTGATGGATCAAAGACAGATAAGGCTTCAGGAGCTGGGGTTGTTCTGGAAGAACCTTTGGGGATCAGACATTGCTATTCCTTCCAGTTAGATTTCCAATGCACCAACAACAGGGCCGAGTATGAAGCTTTGATCATAGGGTTGGAAATGTTGGTAGAATTAGGAGTCCAATCCGTGGAAATCCTGGGAGATTCAATGCTTGTCTTAAAACAAATTGCTGGAGAATACAAGTGTCTGAATCCTTCCCTGGCTGTATATCTAGTAGCAGCTAGAAATCTGTTGACAGAATTTAGAGAAGCTACTTGGGAACACATCCCAAGGGAAGAGAACTTTGCAGCCAATGAACTGGCTCAGATGGCATCAGGCATACAAATGCCCGAAGACTGCGTCCAGAGGATCATCAAGATAGGAAGAAAAAGTCTACCGTCAGTTCTGACTAGAGGAATGGAGATAGAAGTCAATTCTGCCTTAATCACTAAAGACGATTGGAGGGAGCCTATCATGACTTACTTGCAATATCCCACTCTGCCCTCTGAGAAAAGAGTCAGAATCATGGCTACAAACTACCTCATGTGGAATGAAGATTTGGTCCGAAAAAGTAAGGATGAGGTACTATTAAGGTGCCTCGGAAAgacagaatatatgaaagtcaTGGGAGAAACCCATGAGGGGATCTGTGGGGCTCACCAAGGGGGAAGAAAGATGTGCTGGTTAATTAGAAGGTATGGCTACTTCTGGCCAACCATGTTGAAGGATTGCATCAATTATTCTAAGGGATGTGAAGCTTGTCAAAGGCACGGCCCAATCCAGCAGGCTCCTTCTGTTCCCATGAATCCAGTGGTGAAACCATGGCCTTTTAGGGGATGGGCAATGGATCTCATTGGCAAAATCTATCCAGCCAGCAGCCAGCAGCATTGTTTTATCATTGTTGCTACAGactatttcaccaaatgggtagagGCCAAGCCAATCAAAACCACAACTTCTCAAGAGATCATCACCTTTATAGAAGAACAGATCATACAAAGATTCGGCATTCCAGAATCAATCACAACTGATAGGGGTTCTTCTTTCATATCTAGGGATATGCTAGATATGGCAGaagcattcaaattcaaactgcTTCAATCTACCCCCTATTATGCTCAAGCTAATGGACAGGCAGAATCAAGTAACAAGGTgattatcaatatcatcaggAAGATGCTGGAGAAGAATCCAAAGCAGTGGCATGAAAAGTTATCGGAGACTTTGTGGGCATACAGAACTTCCAAAAGAGAAGCAACTGGCATGACTCCCTATGCCCTGACCTACGGCCATGATGCAATTCTGCCCATGGAGATAGCAGTCCAGTCTCTTAGAATTTCTCACCAGCACG GAAAACAGGCTGTGTCAAGGGCATACAACAAAAGGGTCAGAGATAAGAGttttgaagagggagagataGTCTGGAAGGCGATTCTGCCCCTTGGAGCACACATAGCTGGCTATGGAAAATGGTCACCCACGTGGGAAGGTCCTTTTGTGATTAACCAGATCCTCGGAATGGGGGCATATAGGTTGCAGGACAGAGATGGAGTTATTCACAATGCCCCAATCAATGGCAAATGGTTAAAGAAGTTCTACCCAACCATGTGGGATTCACAAGCTGTACAGACAGATCCCGGGATAGGAAAAGAACAAGGCTAA